One Curtobacterium sp. MCLR17_032 genomic window carries:
- a CDS encoding histidine triad nucleotide-binding protein has translation MTSTEPSVFTKIVAREIPATIVAEDDRVIAFEDIAPKAPVHVLVVPKTQAYANVGELAAADPDLLAHVVQTAQRIADERAGGQFRLVFNTGEAAGQTVFHVHAHVLAGDLQEGTLAS, from the coding sequence ATGACCAGCACCGAGCCCAGCGTCTTCACGAAGATCGTCGCGCGCGAGATCCCGGCGACCATCGTCGCCGAGGACGACCGCGTCATCGCCTTCGAGGACATCGCCCCGAAGGCACCCGTCCACGTGCTGGTCGTGCCGAAGACCCAGGCGTACGCGAACGTCGGCGAGCTCGCAGCCGCCGACCCCGATCTGCTCGCGCACGTCGTCCAGACCGCCCAGCGCATCGCCGACGAGCGCGCCGGCGGACAGTTCCGACTCGTGTTCAACACCGGCGAAGCCGCCGGTCAGACCGTGTTCCACGTGCACGCGCACGTACTCGCAGGAGACCTGCAGGAAGGCACCCTTGCCAGCTGA
- a CDS encoding PhoH family protein, which yields MVQLLGPQDRLLKTVERQYPAVRVLVRGNQVTLAGPERDVTRARALVDELVGMVRRGQDIGQSDIPTSARIIDEERSPSNVFGTPIVSSRGKSVRPKTDGQRAYVDAIDENTITFGIGPAGTGKTYLAMAKAVQALQRREVSRIILTRPAVEAGERLGFLPGTLTDKIDPYLRPLYDALNEMMDPELVPKLLAAGTVEVAPLAYMRGRTLNDSFVVLDEAQNTTPEQMKMFLTRLGFGSKMVITGDITQVDLPGNVSGLRLVTRILDEVDDIHFARLGSEDVVRHTLVGRIVDAYTVYDEERLVEQAAKRPHQQDDRRGGTR from the coding sequence ATGGTGCAGTTGCTCGGACCGCAGGACCGCCTGCTGAAGACCGTCGAACGCCAGTACCCCGCGGTCCGGGTCCTGGTCCGCGGCAACCAGGTCACGCTGGCCGGACCGGAGCGCGACGTCACGCGTGCCCGGGCCCTGGTCGACGAACTCGTCGGCATGGTCCGCCGTGGGCAGGACATCGGCCAGTCGGACATCCCGACCTCGGCGCGCATCATCGACGAAGAGCGCAGCCCGTCGAACGTGTTCGGCACCCCGATCGTGTCCAGCCGGGGCAAGTCGGTGCGTCCGAAGACCGACGGCCAGCGTGCCTACGTCGACGCCATCGACGAGAACACCATCACGTTCGGCATCGGCCCGGCCGGTACCGGCAAGACGTACCTGGCGATGGCGAAGGCGGTGCAGGCCCTGCAGCGACGCGAGGTCTCGCGCATCATCCTGACCCGTCCCGCGGTCGAGGCTGGCGAGCGGCTCGGGTTCCTGCCCGGCACGCTGACCGACAAGATCGACCCGTACCTCCGCCCGCTGTACGACGCGCTCAACGAGATGATGGACCCCGAACTGGTCCCGAAGCTCCTGGCCGCCGGCACGGTCGAGGTCGCCCCGCTGGCGTACATGCGTGGCCGCACGCTCAACGACTCGTTCGTCGTGCTGGACGAGGCGCAGAACACCACCCCGGAACAGATGAAGATGTTCCTGACGCGTCTCGGCTTCGGCTCGAAGATGGTCATCACGGGCGACATCACCCAGGTCGACCTGCCGGGCAACGTCTCGGGTCTGCGCCTGGTGACGCGGATCCTGGACGAGGTCGACGACATCCACTTCGCCCGCCTCGGCAGCGAGGACGTCGTCCGCCACACCCTGGTCGGCCGGATCGTCGACGCGTACACCGTCTACGACGAGGAACGTCTCGTCGAGCAAGCCGCCAAGCGCCCCCACCAGCAGGACGACCGCCGAGGAGGCACCCGGTGA
- the ybeY gene encoding rRNA maturation RNase YbeY, with product MSIELNNESGVTVDEDVVQRLAAFALDAMHVHADAELAIVFVDEGAMEQLHIRWMDEPGPTDVLSFPMDELRPGTEDEPTPAGLLGDIVVCPQVAEEQAKTAGHSTLDEILLLTCHGILHLLGFDHAEPEEKAEMFGLQGEILTAFAAQRRGR from the coding sequence GTGAGCATCGAGCTCAACAACGAGTCCGGTGTGACGGTGGACGAGGACGTCGTGCAGCGTCTCGCCGCCTTCGCGCTCGACGCCATGCACGTCCACGCCGACGCCGAGCTCGCGATCGTCTTCGTCGACGAGGGCGCGATGGAGCAGCTGCACATCCGGTGGATGGACGAGCCCGGCCCCACCGACGTGCTGAGCTTCCCGATGGACGAGCTCCGTCCGGGCACCGAGGACGAGCCGACGCCCGCCGGGTTGCTCGGTGACATCGTGGTCTGCCCGCAGGTCGCCGAGGAACAGGCGAAGACCGCGGGGCACTCGACGCTCGACGAGATCCTGCTGCTCACGTGCCACGGCATCCTGCACCTGCTCGGCTTCGACCACGCGGAGCCGGAGGAGAAGGCCGAGATGTTCGGTCTGCAGGGCGAGATCCTGACGGCCTTCGCCGCCCAGCGCCGGGGGCGGTGA
- a CDS encoding hemolysin family protein, with product MTAVLLVAGLLAVAFLLVVLGGLLAAADSALSVLSRADLEEIARGSKRRRAIEALADDPGAHVNALNFFRVLAETAAAVLVTIALVTVFDTWWVALIVSAAVMTAVSFVLVGSSPRSVGRAHAEGIIAATGGLVRGVRIVLGPLAGLLVAIGDRVTPGRVRSASSVSSEEQLLSLVDEATESNVLEADDRELIHSVFAFSDTLVREVMVPRTDMVTADAGDTIAAVMEQFLATGVSRMPVIGRDSDDVLGVAYLRDLARGLYERPEVGTRPVRTMLRPAEFLPESKPADETLRHMQLAKNHLVLVVDEYGGVAGLVTMEDLIEELVGDISDEYDRAVVDRAEIEPGRWRVSARLPIDELGDLFGIELDDDDVDTAGGLLTKELGHLPSAGDTVTVSGVLLIADRVEGKRRHLITVVAERTADLASAEQAFGDSDHSTTGTRTP from the coding sequence GTGACCGCAGTGCTGCTCGTCGCCGGTCTGCTCGCGGTGGCGTTCCTGCTGGTCGTCCTCGGCGGACTGCTCGCGGCCGCCGACTCCGCCCTGTCGGTCCTGTCGCGCGCCGACCTCGAGGAGATCGCCCGCGGCAGCAAGCGCCGTCGTGCGATCGAGGCCCTGGCGGACGACCCCGGCGCCCACGTCAACGCCCTGAACTTCTTCCGCGTCCTGGCCGAGACGGCTGCCGCGGTGCTCGTGACCATCGCCCTCGTGACGGTGTTCGACACGTGGTGGGTCGCCCTGATCGTGTCCGCGGCCGTGATGACCGCGGTGTCGTTCGTGCTCGTCGGGTCGAGCCCGCGCAGCGTCGGACGCGCCCACGCCGAGGGCATCATCGCCGCCACCGGGGGACTGGTCCGCGGTGTCCGCATCGTGCTCGGTCCGCTGGCGGGGCTGCTCGTCGCGATCGGCGACCGGGTCACGCCCGGACGCGTCCGCAGTGCCTCGAGCGTCTCGAGCGAAGAGCAGCTGCTCTCCCTGGTCGACGAGGCGACCGAGAGCAACGTGCTCGAGGCCGACGACCGCGAGCTCATCCACTCGGTCTTCGCGTTCAGTGACACCCTGGTGCGCGAGGTCATGGTGCCCCGCACCGACATGGTCACCGCGGACGCCGGTGACACCATCGCCGCCGTGATGGAGCAGTTCCTGGCGACCGGTGTCTCCCGGATGCCGGTGATCGGCCGTGACAGCGACGACGTCCTCGGTGTCGCGTACCTCCGCGACCTGGCCCGTGGCCTCTACGAGCGTCCCGAGGTCGGCACCCGCCCGGTGCGCACGATGCTCCGCCCGGCGGAGTTCCTGCCGGAGTCGAAGCCCGCCGACGAGACCCTGCGGCACATGCAGCTGGCGAAGAACCACCTGGTGCTCGTGGTCGACGAGTACGGCGGGGTCGCGGGCCTCGTCACGATGGAGGACCTCATCGAGGAACTCGTCGGCGACATCTCGGACGAGTACGACCGCGCCGTGGTCGACCGAGCCGAGATCGAACCCGGTCGCTGGCGCGTCTCGGCCCGGCTGCCCATCGACGAGCTCGGCGACCTGTTCGGCATCGAGCTCGACGACGACGACGTCGACACCGCCGGTGGCCTGCTCACCAAGGAGCTCGGTCACCTGCCCTCCGCCGGGGACACCGTCACGGTCTCCGGGGTCCTGCTCATCGCGGACCGCGTCGAGGGCAAGCGACGCCACCTCATCACCGTGGTCGCCGAGCGGACCGCCGACCTGGCGTCCGCCGAGCAGGCCTTCGGCGACTCCGACCACTCCACGACGGGAACACGAACGCCATGA
- the era gene encoding GTPase Era, whose translation MTDSGPDTAPEATTPYRAGFVSFVGRPNVGKSTLTNALVGQKVAITSSKPQTTRRAIRGIVHRPHGQVIVVDTPGVHRPRTLLGERLNDLVQSTLGDVDVIGFCVPANEPIGPGDRFINDTLDQYPRAKKIAIVTKIDRSGKEKIAEQLLAVSRLREWDAIIPTSGTEGLQLEDLIDEVVSLLPESPQLYDDLAVTEETDEERIGELIREAALEGVRDELPHSLAVVIEDMVEPDADDDPNGPLRIFANLFVERDSQKSIVIGHKGGRLKDVGTRARVEIEGLLGRHVYLNIRVKVAKEWQRDPKQLGRLGF comes from the coding sequence ATGACCGACTCCGGACCCGACACCGCTCCCGAGGCGACGACCCCCTACCGTGCGGGGTTCGTCTCCTTCGTCGGTCGCCCGAACGTCGGCAAGTCGACGCTGACGAACGCCCTGGTCGGCCAGAAGGTCGCGATCACCTCGTCGAAGCCGCAGACCACCCGACGCGCCATCCGCGGCATCGTGCACCGCCCGCACGGCCAGGTCATCGTCGTCGACACCCCCGGCGTGCACCGTCCGCGCACGCTCCTGGGCGAGCGCCTGAACGACCTCGTGCAGTCCACCCTCGGTGACGTCGACGTGATCGGCTTCTGCGTGCCGGCGAACGAGCCGATCGGGCCGGGCGACCGGTTCATCAACGACACGCTCGACCAGTACCCCCGGGCGAAGAAGATCGCGATCGTCACGAAGATCGACCGCTCGGGCAAGGAGAAGATCGCCGAGCAGCTGCTCGCGGTCTCGCGCCTCCGTGAGTGGGACGCGATCATCCCGACCTCGGGCACCGAGGGCCTGCAGCTCGAGGACCTGATCGACGAGGTCGTGTCGCTGCTGCCGGAGTCCCCGCAGCTCTACGACGACCTCGCCGTGACCGAGGAGACCGACGAAGAGCGGATCGGCGAACTGATCCGCGAAGCCGCACTCGAGGGCGTCCGTGACGAACTGCCGCACTCGCTCGCCGTCGTCATCGAGGACATGGTCGAGCCGGACGCCGACGACGACCCGAACGGACCGCTGCGCATCTTCGCGAACCTGTTCGTCGAGCGGGACAGCCAGAAGTCGATCGTCATCGGCCACAAGGGCGGCCGACTCAAGGACGTCGGCACCCGGGCCCGGGTCGAGATCGAGGGCCTGCTCGGTCGGCACGTCTACCTGAACATCCGCGTGAAGGTCGCCAAGGAGTGGCAGCGCGACCCGAAGCAGCTCGGCCGCCTGGGCTTCTGA
- a CDS encoding histidine kinase — MFRPVLRTQLAVDIGTALLLGGVVAVLWAQGGQGPWSLVTTGVLTLALALRRVAPGLALGIAWIGAVLQMVTLQTTNVADLFIPGVIYTTSVYGTRRIRIAGLVSAIVGAVVAGVYYGFQIYGVRGIGGEETLKGAVQYGLMWFVVVLAVLLLPWLAGLAVRARRSARMSREAQLLAERDAARADRNVAIEQERVRIARDMHDIVAHSLAVVIAQADGARYALRADPAVADEALDTIGATARRALGDVRELLGALRHEQGTAPTPDVDDIERLVGQMRDVGLEVQVEREGDPSTLPTTTQLAVYRIVQESLTNAYKHGAPGSTVRARLTYRPDTVEIDVVNRRAEDDRPGPGTGHGLVGMRERATMSGGSMTAGPRGEDFAVAVRMPAQPSTGQMPRNTIPTR; from the coding sequence GTGTTCCGTCCCGTCCTCCGCACCCAGCTCGCCGTCGACATCGGCACGGCGCTGCTGCTCGGCGGCGTGGTCGCCGTCCTCTGGGCGCAGGGTGGCCAGGGTCCCTGGAGCCTCGTGACGACCGGGGTCCTCACCCTGGCCCTCGCACTCCGCCGGGTCGCTCCGGGCCTGGCCCTCGGGATCGCCTGGATCGGTGCCGTCCTGCAGATGGTGACGCTGCAGACCACCAACGTGGCCGACCTCTTCATCCCCGGTGTGATCTACACCACGAGCGTCTACGGCACCCGACGCATCCGGATCGCCGGCCTCGTCTCCGCGATCGTCGGGGCAGTCGTCGCCGGTGTGTACTACGGCTTCCAGATCTACGGCGTCCGGGGGATCGGCGGCGAAGAGACGCTGAAGGGCGCCGTCCAGTACGGCCTGATGTGGTTCGTCGTCGTCCTGGCCGTCCTGCTGCTGCCCTGGCTCGCCGGTCTGGCCGTCCGGGCCCGGCGGTCGGCGCGGATGAGCCGGGAGGCCCAACTGCTGGCCGAACGCGACGCCGCCCGAGCCGACCGGAACGTCGCGATCGAGCAGGAACGCGTCCGGATCGCCCGGGACATGCACGACATCGTGGCGCACTCGCTGGCCGTCGTGATCGCCCAGGCCGACGGCGCGCGCTACGCCCTCCGCGCCGACCCCGCGGTCGCAGACGAGGCGCTCGACACCATCGGCGCGACCGCCCGCCGTGCCCTCGGCGACGTCCGCGAGCTGCTCGGGGCACTCCGACACGAGCAGGGCACCGCGCCGACCCCCGACGTCGACGACATCGAGCGGCTCGTCGGGCAGATGCGTGACGTCGGACTCGAGGTGCAGGTGGAGCGCGAGGGTGACCCGTCGACGCTGCCGACCACCACGCAGCTCGCCGTCTACCGGATCGTGCAGGAGAGCCTGACGAACGCCTACAAGCACGGGGCGCCCGGCAGCACCGTCCGAGCACGCCTGACCTACCGGCCCGACACCGTCGAGATCGACGTCGTGAACCGCCGCGCCGAGGACGACCGGCCCGGCCCCGGCACCGGCCACGGCCTGGTCGGCATGCGGGAGCGTGCCACCATGTCCGGCGGGAGCATGACGGCCGGACCCCGGGGCGAGGACTTCGCGGTGGCGGTCCGGATGCCGGCTCAACCGTCGACGGGGCAGATGCCCCGCAACACGATCCCGACCCGATGA
- a CDS encoding response regulator transcription factor: protein MTDMSTNTITNPPAAARIRVALVDDQALFRTGIRMLIGSQPDLQFVGEAGDGAEGIELVRRNRPDVVLMDIRMPVKDGISATADIVSSGSDAKVLVLTTFDFDEAAAKAIRAGASGFVLKDADPEFLLAAIRTVHAGTTVFAASATRELLRRYEDPADLRSTVPAAFAGLTPREREIFDLAARGLSNAEIAAHEFVSEATVKTHISRVLTKLELRDRVRLVVFAHEHGLVTKGD, encoded by the coding sequence ATGACCGACATGAGCACGAACACGATCACGAACCCTCCCGCAGCCGCGCGCATCCGCGTCGCCCTGGTCGACGACCAGGCCCTGTTCCGCACCGGCATCCGGATGCTCATCGGGTCCCAGCCGGACCTGCAGTTCGTGGGGGAGGCCGGCGACGGAGCCGAGGGCATCGAACTGGTCCGCCGGAACCGCCCGGACGTCGTGCTCATGGACATCCGGATGCCGGTCAAGGACGGCATCAGCGCCACCGCCGACATCGTCTCGAGCGGGTCCGACGCCAAGGTGCTCGTCCTCACCACCTTCGACTTCGACGAGGCCGCCGCCAAGGCCATCCGTGCCGGCGCGAGTGGGTTCGTGCTCAAGGACGCCGACCCGGAGTTCCTGCTCGCCGCGATCCGGACCGTGCACGCCGGCACGACGGTGTTCGCCGCCTCGGCCACCCGCGAGCTCCTCCGCCGCTACGAGGACCCGGCCGACCTGCGCTCGACGGTGCCCGCGGCCTTCGCCGGCCTGACCCCGCGCGAGCGCGAGATCTTCGACCTCGCTGCGCGGGGGCTCAGCAACGCCGAGATCGCCGCCCACGAGTTCGTCAGCGAGGCGACCGTGAAGACCCACATCTCGCGGGTCCTCACGAAGCTCGAACTGCGTGACCGGGTGCGTCTCGTCGTGTTCGCGCACGAGCACGGCCTCGTCACCAAGGGCGACTGA
- a CDS encoding ABC transporter ATP-binding protein yields the protein MTNHAPIIRLDHVSKHYGDAARRVTALDDVSVDIGIGEFTAVMGPSGSGKSTLMHVAAGLDQVTGGRITIDGTDITGLGDRELTELRRRRLGFVFQSFNLVPTLDVSENIRLPFLLGGHKPDRDETAWIDRLVEMLGLGNRLTHRPHELSGGQQQRVAIARALASRPAVVVADEPTGALDSRTGRDVLAILRGAADDWGQSVVMVTHDPVAAANADRILFLADGRVVDDRPRMGAAEISATMLGMEAAA from the coding sequence ATGACCAACCACGCTCCGATCATCCGTCTCGACCATGTCTCCAAGCACTACGGGGACGCCGCGCGCCGGGTGACGGCGCTGGACGACGTCAGCGTCGACATCGGGATCGGCGAGTTCACCGCGGTGATGGGCCCCTCCGGTTCCGGCAAGTCCACGCTCATGCACGTCGCCGCCGGCCTCGACCAGGTCACCGGCGGTCGGATCACGATCGACGGCACGGACATCACCGGGCTCGGCGACCGGGAGCTCACCGAACTCCGTCGCCGCCGCCTCGGGTTCGTGTTCCAGTCGTTCAACCTCGTCCCGACGCTCGACGTCAGCGAGAACATCCGGCTGCCGTTCCTGCTCGGCGGGCACAAGCCGGACCGCGACGAGACCGCGTGGATCGACCGCCTGGTCGAGATGCTCGGGCTCGGCAACCGCCTGACCCACCGGCCGCACGAGCTCTCCGGCGGCCAGCAGCAGCGCGTCGCCATCGCCCGCGCCCTCGCCTCGCGTCCGGCCGTCGTCGTCGCGGACGAGCCGACCGGTGCCCTCGACTCGCGGACCGGGCGGGACGTGCTCGCGATCCTCCGCGGCGCCGCCGACGACTGGGGCCAGAGCGTCGTCATGGTGACGCACGACCCGGTCGCCGCCGCGAACGCCGACCGGATCCTGTTCCTCGCCGACGGCCGCGTCGTCGATGACCGGCCCCGGATGGGTGCCGCCGAGATCTCCGCCACGATGCTCGGCATGGAGGCGGCAGCGTGA
- a CDS encoding ABC transporter permease, with protein sequence MTGSMNGVRQFAPTILVAALGTTFGSALVIAPGIVTEAMSATGLDDISSVKAVLSVIGWLALGIALYVGAIVTANTCATLIAGQTRVIALQRLVGATGASLRARITRTGLVVGLLGGLIGAVVGTGLAAVFVAVLRSNGFLPDRSYTLLPWELVLPVVAVVLATWGAFAAGSRRVLTVTPLQALSSSVEPSHEDVRTGTARKVWAILLMTVGALLALVGLALSAATPLAVLPAALGGFVSFAGVAVGATIVMPPILQAIGRIGSHDPVVLLAGRNAMRAPARTARATIGLVIGVTLLVTFAVALGIMQHVTESALSGQSGITPAMLAEQRDFFQQLDAVVSVIVGFSAVIAAVGVVNALALGVLQRRRELGLLRVLGLTGAQVRRMIVTEAVQMVVAAVVTGLVLGTAYGWLGGQTLLGTIRATTPVLPLTTIAVVVVGALVLAVVATVAPVRRAMRVPPTEALAVD encoded by the coding sequence GTGACCGGCAGCATGAACGGCGTCCGGCAGTTCGCCCCGACGATCCTGGTCGCCGCCCTCGGCACGACCTTCGGCTCCGCGCTCGTCATCGCCCCGGGCATCGTCACCGAGGCGATGTCCGCCACCGGCCTCGACGACATCAGCTCGGTCAAGGCCGTGCTGTCGGTGATCGGCTGGCTGGCCCTCGGCATCGCCCTGTACGTGGGCGCCATCGTCACCGCGAACACCTGCGCGACGCTCATCGCCGGGCAGACCCGCGTGATCGCGCTCCAGCGGCTCGTCGGCGCGACCGGTGCCTCGCTCCGTGCCCGGATCACCCGCACCGGACTCGTCGTCGGCCTGCTCGGCGGGCTCATCGGCGCCGTCGTCGGCACCGGGCTCGCCGCGGTGTTCGTCGCGGTGCTCCGCAGCAACGGCTTCCTGCCCGACCGCTCGTACACGCTCCTGCCCTGGGAGCTCGTGCTGCCAGTGGTCGCCGTCGTCCTCGCCACCTGGGGTGCCTTCGCCGCCGGGTCCCGACGAGTGCTCACCGTCACCCCGCTGCAGGCGCTGTCCTCGAGCGTCGAGCCGAGCCACGAGGACGTCCGTACCGGCACCGCCCGGAAGGTCTGGGCGATCCTGCTCATGACCGTGGGAGCGCTGCTCGCCCTGGTCGGACTGGCCCTCAGCGCGGCGACGCCCCTGGCGGTCCTGCCCGCGGCACTCGGCGGCTTCGTCTCGTTCGCCGGGGTCGCGGTCGGCGCCACGATCGTGATGCCGCCGATCCTGCAGGCGATCGGGCGGATCGGGTCCCACGACCCCGTGGTCCTGCTCGCCGGCCGGAACGCGATGCGCGCCCCGGCACGTACGGCCCGCGCCACGATCGGGCTCGTCATCGGCGTCACGCTGCTCGTCACCTTCGCCGTCGCACTCGGGATCATGCAGCACGTCACCGAGTCCGCCCTGTCCGGGCAGAGCGGCATCACGCCCGCGATGCTCGCCGAACAGCGTGACTTCTTCCAGCAGCTCGACGCCGTCGTCAGCGTCATCGTCGGCTTCTCGGCCGTGATCGCCGCGGTCGGGGTCGTCAACGCCCTGGCCCTCGGCGTGCTGCAGCGTCGCCGGGAGCTCGGGCTGCTCCGTGTCCTCGGACTGACCGGGGCGCAGGTCCGGCGGATGATCGTCACCGAGGCCGTCCAGATGGTCGTCGCCGCCGTCGTCACCGGGCTCGTGCTCGGCACCGCGTACGGGTGGCTCGGCGGGCAGACACTCCTCGGCACGATCCGTGCCACCACGCCGGTGCTGCCGCTGACGACGATCGCGGTCGTGGTGGTCGGGGCGCTCGTCCTGGCGGTCGTCGCCACCGTGGCGCCGGTCCGGCGTGCGATGCGCGTACCGCCGACGGAGGCGCTGGCGGTCGACTGA
- the leuA gene encoding 2-isopropylmalate synthase — protein sequence MQNAQRPSGMPIHKYVPFSEQITVDLPDRTWPTKQIDRAPRWCAVDLRDGNQALIDPMDAERKRAMFDLLVRMGYKEIEVGFPSASQTDFDFVRSLIDEGAIPDDVTIQVLTQAREHLIDRTYEAIDGAKQAIVHLYNSTSIVQREVVFRTDVQGVVDIAVAGAHMCKAAEARLQHDTTVYYEYSPESYTGTELEVAVQICNAVLEVFEPTPERQVIINLPATVEMATPNVYADSIEWMSRNLAHRQDVILSLHPHNDRGTAVAAAELGYMAGADRIEGCLFGNGERTGNVDLVALGMNLFTQGIDPQIDFSDIDQVKRTVEYCNQLPVPERQPWAGDLVYTAFSGSHQDAIKKGLEALEARAAAEGVGVDDVVWAVPYLPVDPKDIGRSYEAVIRVNSQSGKGGVAYLLKTDHALDLPRKLQIEFSGVVQQRTDAEGGEFTSERIWDLFHDEYLPAHVDDDKWGRYEITKTATSSDFDGTTKLSVAMRVDEGSVAAEAVGTGPIDAFLSVMADQGVSVTLYDYSEHTMSASGDAQAASYVELDVDGVRLWGVGIDADIATASLKAIVSAVNRAVRAGAASGAPELVSA from the coding sequence ATGCAGAACGCGCAGCGCCCCTCCGGGATGCCGATCCACAAGTACGTCCCCTTCTCCGAGCAGATCACCGTCGACCTGCCCGACCGCACCTGGCCCACGAAGCAGATCGACCGTGCGCCCCGCTGGTGCGCCGTCGACCTGCGTGACGGCAACCAGGCACTCATCGACCCGATGGACGCCGAACGCAAGCGGGCGATGTTCGACCTGCTCGTCCGGATGGGCTACAAGGAGATCGAGGTCGGGTTCCCCAGTGCCTCGCAGACCGACTTCGACTTCGTCCGGTCGCTGATCGACGAGGGCGCGATCCCCGACGACGTCACGATCCAGGTCCTGACCCAGGCGCGCGAGCACCTCATCGACCGCACGTACGAGGCGATCGACGGCGCGAAGCAGGCCATCGTGCACCTCTACAACTCGACGAGCATCGTGCAGCGCGAGGTCGTGTTCCGCACCGACGTGCAGGGCGTCGTCGACATCGCCGTCGCCGGAGCGCACATGTGCAAGGCGGCCGAGGCACGGCTGCAGCACGACACGACCGTCTACTACGAGTACTCGCCGGAGTCCTACACGGGCACCGAGCTCGAGGTCGCGGTGCAGATCTGCAACGCCGTGCTCGAGGTCTTCGAGCCGACGCCCGAGCGCCAGGTCATCATCAACCTGCCCGCGACCGTCGAGATGGCGACCCCGAACGTCTACGCCGACTCGATCGAGTGGATGTCCCGCAACCTCGCCCACCGCCAGGACGTCATCCTGTCGCTGCACCCGCACAACGACCGGGGCACCGCCGTCGCCGCTGCCGAGCTCGGCTACATGGCCGGCGCCGACCGCATCGAGGGCTGCCTGTTCGGCAACGGAGAGCGGACCGGCAACGTCGACCTCGTCGCGCTGGGGATGAACCTGTTCACGCAGGGCATCGACCCGCAGATCGACTTCTCGGACATCGACCAGGTCAAGCGCACCGTCGAGTACTGCAACCAGCTGCCGGTGCCGGAGCGCCAGCCGTGGGCCGGGGACCTGGTCTACACGGCCTTCAGCGGCTCGCACCAGGACGCCATCAAGAAGGGCCTCGAAGCACTCGAGGCCCGTGCGGCCGCCGAGGGCGTCGGCGTCGACGACGTCGTCTGGGCGGTGCCGTACCTGCCGGTCGACCCGAAGGACATCGGGCGTTCGTACGAGGCCGTCATCCGCGTCAACTCGCAGTCCGGCAAGGGCGGCGTCGCCTACCTGCTCAAGACCGACCACGCGCTCGACCTGCCCCGCAAGCTGCAGATCGAGTTCAGCGGCGTCGTGCAGCAGCGCACCGACGCCGAGGGCGGCGAGTTCACCTCGGAGCGCATCTGGGACCTGTTCCACGACGAGTACCTGCCCGCCCACGTCGACGACGACAAGTGGGGCCGGTACGAGATCACGAAGACCGCCACCTCGAGCGACTTCGACGGCACGACCAAGCTGTCGGTCGCGATGCGCGTCGACGAGGGCTCCGTCGCGGCCGAGGCCGTCGGCACCGGCCCGATCGACGCGTTCCTGTCCGTGATGGCGGACCAGGGCGTCTCGGTCACGCTGTACGACTACTCGGAGCACACGATGAGCGCCTCGGGCGACGCGCAGGCGGCGTCCTACGTCGAGCTCGACGTCGACGGCGTGCGGCTGTGGGGCGTCGGGATCGATGCCGACATCGCGACCGCGTCGCTCAAGGCGATCGTCTCCGCCGTGAACCGCGCGGTGCGCGCGGGCGCGGCCTCGGGCGCGCCGGAGCTCGTCTCCGCCTGA
- the recO gene encoding DNA repair protein RecO, whose product MPLYRDECVVLRTHKLGEADRIVTMLSREHGKIRAVAKGVRRTASKFGSRLEPFMVVDAQFYDGRSLDIVTQAESLGAYGARIVADYGAYTAASAMVETADRLSEADAGLQQYLLLVGALRSLSRGEHQPSATLDSYLLRAMSIAGWAPSFSDCAVTGEPGPHSAFVVQLGGVVADSAAPPGTPRLDPATLAVLGQLLAGDWGSVDVTDERTRSRASGVVAAYAQWHLERSLRSLPHVDRTEHPSPLAPHPGGVPAAVAAVPAPAVPTPDDHDPALGGTRA is encoded by the coding sequence ATGCCGCTGTACCGGGACGAGTGCGTCGTGTTGCGCACCCACAAGCTCGGTGAGGCCGACCGCATCGTCACGATGCTCAGCCGGGAGCACGGCAAGATCCGCGCCGTCGCGAAGGGCGTGCGCCGGACCGCGTCGAAGTTCGGCTCGCGGCTCGAGCCCTTCATGGTCGTCGACGCCCAGTTCTACGATGGCCGCTCGCTCGACATCGTCACGCAGGCGGAGTCCCTCGGCGCGTACGGAGCCCGCATCGTCGCCGACTACGGCGCCTACACGGCGGCGAGTGCGATGGTCGAGACCGCCGACCGACTGAGCGAGGCGGACGCGGGGCTGCAGCAGTACCTGTTGCTCGTCGGAGCGCTGCGGTCGCTGTCGCGCGGTGAACACCAGCCGAGTGCGACCCTCGACTCGTACCTCCTCCGCGCGATGAGCATCGCCGGGTGGGCACCCTCGTTCAGCGACTGCGCGGTCACCGGGGAGCCCGGGCCGCACTCGGCGTTCGTCGTGCAGCTCGGCGGGGTCGTGGCGGACTCGGCCGCGCCTCCCGGCACGCCACGGTTGGACCCGGCGACGCTCGCCGTCCTCGGACAGCTGCTGGCCGGGGACTGGGGGAGCGTCGACGTGACCGACGAGCGGACGAGATCGCGGGCCTCCGGCGTGGTCGCGGCGTACGCGCAGTGGCACCTGGAACGATCGCTCCGTTCGTTGCCGCACGTCGACCGCACCGAGCACCCGTCACCGCTCGCCCCGCACCCCGGTGGTGTGCCGGCGGCGGTCGCAGCGGTGCCGGCACCTGCCGTGCCGACACCGGACGACCACGACCCCGCCCTCGGAGGAACCCGCGCATGA